In Trichoderma breve strain T069 chromosome 4, whole genome shotgun sequence, the following proteins share a genomic window:
- a CDS encoding mitochondrial carrier protein domain-containing protein, translating to MASKSPIPQNDNVAHALAGAGGGILSMILTYPLITLSTRAQVESKKAESKFVEAIQKIIAREGVSGLYSGINSALFGISVTNFIYYYWYEWTRAFFEKAATRAGRASKKLTTIESMIAGAIAGSATVIITNPIWVVNTRITTRRQDPDLEAGAGAKAAKPPTTLGTLMALLKNEGPKALFAGVIPALVLVINPILQYTLFEQMKNTVEKKRKITPTMAFLLGALGKLFATSVTYPYITVKSQMHVAAHSEKKENMSQALSRVVKDEGYSGLYKGIGPKVTQSVLTAAFLFAFKDVLYEQMVRLRMGRKKA from the exons ATGGCTTCCAAGTCTCCCATTCCCCAGAACGACAATGTCGCACATGCCCTGGCTGGGGCTGGCGGTGGCATTTTGTCCATGATCTTGAC CTACCCTCTCATCACCCTCTCCACCAGAGCCCAGGTCGAATCCAAAAAGGCCGAGAGCAAGTTCGTCGAAGCCATCCAGAAAATCATCGCGCGCGAGGGCGTCTCGGGTCTCTACTCGGGCATCAACTCGGCCCTGTTCGGCATCAGCGTCACCAACTTCATCTACTACTACTGGTATGAATGGACCAGGGCCTTCTTCGAAAAGGCCGCCACCCGCGCCGGCCGCgccagcaagaagctcaCCACGATCGAGTCCATGATCGCCGGCGCCATTGCCGGCTCCGCgaccgtcatcatcaccaaccccATCTGGGTCGTCAACACGCGCATCACAACGCGCCGACAGGACCCGGATCTCGAGGCCGGTGCTGGCgccaaggcggccaagcCTCCCACCACTCTGGGGACCCTCATGGCCCTCTTGAAGAATGAGGGACCCAAGGCCTTGTTTGCCGGAGTCATCCCAGCCCTGGTGCTGGTCATCAACCCCATTCTCCAGTACACACTCTttgagcagatgaagaataccgtggagaagaagagaaagatcACTCCCACCATGGCGTTCTTGCTGGGGGCCTTGGGCAAGCTTTTTGCCACTTCAGTGACATATCCTTACATCACTGTTAAGAGCCAGATGCACGTCGCTGCCCAtagcgagaagaaggagaacatGTCTCAGGCCTTGAGCCGTGTCGTCAAGGACGAAGGTTATTCTGGTCTATACAAGG GTATTGGCCCCAAGGTTACTCAGAGTGTCCTAACAGCGGCCTTCCTGTTCGCCTTCAAGGATGTTCTCTACGAGCAGATGGTGAGGCTCAGGATGGGCCGCAAGAAGGCGTAA